The genomic DNA CCTGACGGCGATGCCGGCGGTGGTGTTCACCGATCCGCAGGTGGCGACCGTGGGCTACAGCGAGGCGGAAGCGCACCACGACGGCATCGAGACCGACAGCCGGCTGCTGACGCTCGACAACGTGCCGAGGGCGCTCGCCAACTTCGACACGCGCGGCTTCATCAAGCTGGTGGCGGAAGCTGGCTCAGGGCGGCTGATCGGCGTACAGGCGGTCGCGCCGGAAGCGGGCGAACTGATCCAGACGGCCGCGCTGGCGATCCGCCACCGGATGACCGTGCAGGAGCTGGCCGACCAGTTGTTCCCCTACCTGACCATGGTCGAGGGACTGAAGCTCGCGGCGCAGACCTTCAACAAGGACGTGAAGCAACTGTCCTGTTGCGCCGGATGAGGAAAAGGGAGGTGTTCGATGAACGCCTACAGCCGCGCCAACCGCCGCATCTACGCGGCCTTGTCCGATCCCCTGTCGGCCACCCACCGGCACCGCCTCGACGATCTGCTCAAGCGCCACGACAACGGCAAGACGACCTGGCTGGCCTGGCTGCGCCAGTCGCCCGTCAAGCCGAACTCGCGCCACATACTCGAACACATCGAGCGCCTCAAAGCCTGGCAGGCGCTCGACCTGCCTTCCGGCATCGAGCGGTCGGTGCACCAGAACCGCCTGCTCAAGATCGCCCGCGAAGGCGGCCAGATGACGCCCGCCGATCTGGCCAAGTTCGAGGCACAGCGCCGCTACGCGACCCTGGTGCGCTCGCCATCGAGGGCATGGCCACCGTCACCGACGAAATCATCGACCTGCACGACCGCATCCTGGGCAAGCTGTTCAACGCTGCCAAGCACAAGCATCAGCAGCAGTTCCAGGCGTCCGGCAAGGCGATCAACGCCAAGGTGCGGCTGGCCACCTCGATCAAGCAGGGCACGGTGACGGCCTCGCTGATGCTCAGGAAACTCGGCAGCTACCCGCGCCAGAACGGCCTGGCCGTGGCGCTGCGCGAGCTGGGCCGCATCGAGCGAACGCTGTTCATCCTGGACTGGCTGCAAAGCGTCGAGCTGCGCCGCCGCGTGCATGCCGGACTGAACAAGGGCGAAGCCCGCAACGCGCTAGCCCGCGCCGTGTTCTTCAACCGGCTGGGCGAAATCCGCGACCGCAGTTTCGAGCAGCAGCGCTACCGGGCCAGCGGCCTCAACCTGGTGACGGCGGCCATAGTGTTGTGGAACACGGTCTATCTGGAACGGGCCTCAAACGCCTTACGCGGTCACGGCCAGACTGTCGATGACGCCCTGTTGCAGTACCTGTCGCCGCTGGGCTGGGAGCACATCAACCTGACCGGCGATTACCTCTGGCGCAGCAGCGCCAAGATCGGCGCGGGCAAGTTCAGGCCGCTACGACCGCTGCAACCGGCTTAGCGTACGATTTTTTCCGTTTTCTGAGACGTCCCCAATCAGTGCCGCATTGTCCTGGTCAAGGATCAGGGCGTGTACTTCCTCGCCGAGCGTGGGGAGCGTCGCCCGGATGGGCGCCAGGCACTGCTCGCCTACGCCGTCGGATGCAACCCGGACACCGACCCGTTCGATGACTGGTGGCACCTCGCCGGCCGCGAGCTGGGCGGCGATGACTTCGCGGAGTATTTCGACCCGAAGGACGGCCTGTTCACGCGCCTCCAGCACTCGGCGGACGATCTCGTGCTTTCCGCCACCGCCACGCACCTGTCCTTAGCAGTGGTGCCTCCCGCCTGACGCGGCAACCGCCTCGCAGCCCCCGCATCGGGGGCCTTCTTTTGTTCGCACCGCCGCCATCGCCGCGCGTGCGCGTTTGTCTCCAGCCGCCGAGGCACGCCCCGCCGGCCACAACGCCGGCATGCCACCGGAGACAACCGCATGAACACGCCATCGACCTCGCCGAGGCTGCACCTCCTACCGGTGTCGCTGCGCACGGCCAATGCATTCGTTCTGTCGCACCATCGCCACCACCGCCCGGTCCAGGGCGCGAAGTTCGCCCTGGCCGTCACGCTGAGCGACAGCGACCTGATCCACGGCGTGGCCATTGTCGGCCGCCCGGTCGCGCGGCACCTGGACGCTGGAAGTCACGCGGCTGTGCACCGACGGCACACCCAGCGCCTGCAGCAAGCTCTACGGCGCGGCCTGGCAGGCGGCAAGGGCGCTGGGCTACATACGCCTGCTCACCTACACCATGCCCGACGAAGGTGGCGCCAGCCTGCGCGCCGCCGGCTGGCGGCTGATCGGCGCGCGCGGTGGCGGCGCCTGGAGCCGTCCCGGCCGTCCGCGCGCCGATACCCCCGAGCACCTGCGCGGCGCCAAGTGCCTGTGACAGGCGCCGGGTGGCGCGGACAAAGGGAAGCGCCCGGGTGCCGATTGATTGCTGCCGCGCGCGCGAGGCCCCGCCATGCTGGCCCCATGCCTGCTGACGTCGTCAGCGACATGCCAGGCAACCATCGGTCTTCGAGGTTGCGGCGCAGTTCCCACTGCGTGACCGAGCCAGCTCGCACCGCATCCTTCCGCGAGCGGCCACCAGCCTCTGGTGGCGGATGCTTTCGCCTTATCAACCCACCGCGGGGTCACGCACCTTCCCCGCATGCGTGGGCCGGTGTGTCTCCGCTTCATCCCAATGGAGATTCACCATGAACACCACGTCCAACGAGAAATCGTATTTCGACCTCCACACCTCGGGCATCGGCTACATCCAGCGTGTCCGTGAAGTGCCCGTCCGGGGCGGCCGCCGTGCGCAGCCTTTCCTGGCATGCACCATCGCCGCGCTGGTCGGCCCCGCCCGGGACCCCAGCTACCGCTACTTCGACGTCAAGGTCTCGGGTGCCGAGGCCAAGAAGCTCGTTCAGCGCTACATCGGCGTTGACGATCCCAAGCAGCGCCCGCTGGTGCGCTTTCGCCTCGGTGACCTGTGGGGCGATGTGTACATCCGCGACAAGGGTGAGCAGAAGGGTCAGGCCGCCGCGTCCCTCAAGGCGCGACTGCTCAAGGCCGAACTGATCGACCGGGCCGAACTGGCTTCGATCGAGCAGCACGAGTTGATCACCCGCGGCATCGGCTATCTCAATCGTGTGAAGGACGTCACCCCAAAAGCTGGCGACTCGTTCCTCTCTTGCACCGTCGCGGCACTGGCCGGGCCTGTCGATGAACCGGAGTATCGGTACTTCGACACCATCGTCGCCACCCCGGAAGCCGAGCACCTGGTTCGCCGGTGCGTTCAGGCCGTCGAGGGTGACCGCAAGGTGCTGATCGCCTTCCGTCTGAACGACATGAAGATCGATCCGTACATCCGCACCAAGGGTGAGCACGCCGGGGAACCGGCCGCCAGCCTGGAATCGACGCTGGTCCACATCGGTCTCATCAAGATCGACGGCACCCAGGTCTATCCGACGAGCCAGGCGCAAGCCGAGGCGCCGCCGGCCGAAGACGCATCCGCGTCCGAAGCCGACGATGCCATCGACACGGCCACCGAGCCCGCCGAGCGCGAGCCCGAGGCGCAAGTCCAGGAGCAGGAGCCGGCATTGGCTGCTTCGTTCTGATCCGGCACGGCCTCTCACGGGGCCTTGTCGCTTTTCCTCCCCACGTACGCCGCGTCCCCAGGACGCGTGCTTGCGCATTTCATCCCCCGAGTTCCGCGTGGTCTCACGGCCACGCGGTTGTCGAATTTCT from Achromobacter xylosoxidans includes the following:
- a CDS encoding Tn3 family transposase encodes the protein MNAYSRANRRIYAALSDPLSATHRHRLDDLLKRHDNGKTTWLAWLRQSPVKPNSRHILEHIERLKAWQALDLPSGIERSVHQNRLLKIAREGGQMTPADLAKFEAQRRYATLVRSPSRAWPPSPTKSSTCTTASWASCSTLPSTSISSSSRRPARRSTPRCGWPPRSSRAR
- a CDS encoding DUF3577 domain-containing protein, whose product is MNTTSNEKSYFDLHTSGIGYIQRVREVPVRGGRRAQPFLACTIAALVGPARDPSYRYFDVKVSGAEAKKLVQRYIGVDDPKQRPLVRFRLGDLWGDVYIRDKGEQKGQAAASLKARLLKAELIDRAELASIEQHELITRGIGYLNRVKDVTPKAGDSFLSCTVAALAGPVDEPEYRYFDTIVATPEAEHLVRRCVQAVEGDRKVLIAFRLNDMKIDPYIRTKGEHAGEPAASLESTLVHIGLIKIDGTQVYPTSQAQAEAPPAEDASASEADDAIDTATEPAEREPEAQVQEQEPALAASF